ATGAGAAAAACAGGatgtttgtttggggttttacAGAGAAATTCAACAACATTAGACATCAATACATGagcatttattaataaaaaaaaacagaatatttgaTTTCTGTTGCATATGTATGGCAAGCCACTTATTTTGATAGCTGGAATATCTTGCAGCTAATGCTTAATGGTACATAGGAAGCACCATCTGGTGATTAAACAGCGAGACACTATTTGAGAGAAGTTATTAGTTTTGATCCAGGCAATtcccccccacaaaaaaattacagaggaaaaaggaaatgaCTTGTACCTGCTGATTCTCAGCTGCTGTCCTTTGGAAAACTCAACACATTGGTTGTCCCTGTGAGGCTGCGGCTCCCTCAGAGAGCCCACCGAGTCAGCACAAACACCGGGGCCAAAACAGTTGGGCCTTATCGGGCCGCCGCAGCCCGAGATCCGCCGCCTTTCCAGATCAGAACAACAAGCCgtccccctcctccctccacGCCGTCTTTCCATTCAGCCTCGGGTCCGACGGGACGGCCGCCGCCTGCCTCCGCATTAAGAAGCTGTTTGCTCGCATCTCCGAGGTAAACAAATGGGATTGGGACTCTGATTGTAAATTAGAAATCCTTTCTTCGTGAAAGTAGCAGACTAACGGGGAAGAAACGGTCCTGAAGGGAAACGCGGAGCCAGGATGTGACCTTGTTTTTTGCACAAACATATTCCTAATTATGAGggggaaaaggaaaaggagCAGATAACCACCGCGGCGCTTTGTATCATATTTCTTTCATACTCACAATAATGGTTATTTTCTGCCAATCATGGAGccgaaacattaaaaaaaaagcacctttATGACTGGATCCTCTCTGCAGCTCACGTCGGTCCTTCCGAGTGTGGATGCGACGGCCGGCTCTACCGGAAGGTGATCAACGACCTCTGCTTCAACCGCTTCGAGGAGGAGATGGCCAGACTGGACTCGGGAACGTGGTGCAGCTGGCCGGAAACAATGGAGTGAGTGAAAtcaaaaacaccagaaaacacTGGAAGGTATCCTAAACACTccctttaaatggaaaatgtgtcaACTCAACTCatgaaaaactaatttcaaGGCCCAAACTGTCTAATTAATATCCACTTATGTTAAATGCAGTCAAATTCTGTTGCCTACGCCATGAGACGTAGCTTAGCAAAAGCACAAAACGACTATCTACGGAAATAGATCATGGCAAGAAAAGCTGTAATGTTTtcgccaggaaaaaaaaaaaagttaaaaacacaaacacacactggctcaggagaactttctatacggaaagaataaaaaatgaaaaagtgtaCAGAGTCAATGTTGGCAATGTTTTCCATCCAGGAAACACACAAAGATAAATACAGAAGAACTCAGCTGGTAGTACTTTCTATGAAGGGAACAGAGAGTGTATAAAATTAGTGACAGAAAAGCTTAATCAATAGCTCTGctcaagaacaacaaaacaaagacaaacagaacaaGGAATACTTtctaaagtaaacaaaaatagtctTCATAGCTTTAGGTCTATCATTTAAAGGCTCtctttgctaaaaacaaatcctAGAGCTTGGGGCACTTTCTATGGCAAATCAACATAAAAAGGTTACACATGTGAGAAATAATTGTTattgagagacagagagaaaagagacCAAGAAGTAGTGGACAAGGAGCAGTTTCTAtggtaaatataaataaataagagtttAAATAGTGAATAGGTCAGTCAGTTGCCCAGAAGGACATACACACCTGGACCAGGAGTACTTTCTCCTATATTTGATAGTCTAGCCAGCTGTTAGTTTCACGGTTACATCTCTACAACGCTTTTTTCTGCCTTTCCCTTCTCGGTTTCCGTCTGCTGCTTGTGagttttccctttttctctcgCACAATATCTTTTGCTCAAAAGTCAACCAGTCGCTCAGTCGGAGCCGTTCCCCCCCCGCCCCCGAATCAAGTCTGACATCACACTGGCGGAGTGCGTGTTTGAAAGTGAAACGGTGGCCTTTCCTTCCCAAGCACCAGCGCCTGCCGGAGGATGAGTCAGGCAGGAGGATAAAAAAGGCTCTGAAGAAGTTCCTGTCAGAACTATGTGATTTCCCTCCTGGCTCCCTGTCCTCGCCTGGTCCGGCACAAAATAATTGGTTGCTGGCGCTCTCtgtcctgcaaaaaaaaaaaaaaaatgaatacaggCATTTTCAAGGTTTGCACTGGTGTAATAAAACTGCCGGAAAGAATGCGCGATGACAGCACTGAAGAGAGCAAAATTAAAGGATTTAGGGAATACAAATAGGATTTAGCCAGTGGCTATATCTGGTTTAGCTAATATCTTCTCTTCATGTCcctgaatgaaagaaaagaaaaataaactaaatgctGATGTTAGAATGAAGAGTTGTGTGTGCTACAGGTCAGTGTTAATAAGACTGGACAtgccatgttttatttaatgtgacaTATCAGGTACTCtgctttttgatattttcttccccactttaaaataaaaacttggatTTCACACAAATGTGATGTGTGTTATCTTATGTATGCAAGAGAAAATCTGATTGGCCGAACCTTTTGTTAGAGGTCTATTAAAAATGCAGtagtaataaaatattcacagaatggataagtaaaaacatatttctgtttccccagttttaatagttttttttaagtggggTTCTCTAGATTAGTTTTCAGTAGGTAGCGCCTCACCTGAGGTATGCAGTCTTCAAACTGGGTACAATTCTCACTGAAGACTTAAACTAAAAGCTAGTCACACTGTGGCTAATTCCAGACTGGATTCTatgtaaaacacaatttgttAAGCAAGTGCTATTTACAAGTTACAATGTCTGACACCATGTTAGATTTAACATCATGGAGCACAAACCATGTACTTAGCAATGCAGAAAATGGAAATGgatatgaatgtttttgcaaatatgtgagccccccaaaaaactctgTAATGTAAATTTTCATTATCTATTTTTGATAGACTTCCTGTACAAGCTAGTGTTACACATGGAATGAGGGCAACGTTAATTCCGGCACCccaagtgtttatttttgtctgtaacacaaaacaaagcttTAGGTCAGTCATTTCTGGCTGACCTTCAAAGCGCTAACTTCCTGCTACAGCTTTAAAATGCCCACAGTAGGAATaacagtaaaagaaataaaggcagaaatgagaaaatatattgtctttctaaacaaaaatgCTGCTTTAGAGCACAACTTCAGAGAGAAAAGACAGCAATGTACTTTaacaatcaaaaacagaaagtgacgTCCCTGTCATACAAAGGACTCAGTGAAAAGAAGCAACTTAGCTTCCAAGGCTAACCAAACTTAGCTAACAAACGGAAGTGGTAAAGTCACTTTgtgaaaattttacaaaataagacACGGCACAGTCAAACGTCACTAAACCTGTCATACACAGTCTGTGTGTTTAACCTCACCTGTAATACAAAAGAGAGCTTTAGAAACGGACACATTTCTGACTGGGCTTCTAAACTTTAAACTCCGGCCCGGTTCCGGTCCCAGTGCTCAGTGCGCGCCCTACGACCCTCTGTGAAGGGTGGATTCAGTCGAAGTGCACACAAAGGCCCGAGTGCGCAATGTTAGAAGCAGCAAAAATGTGAGAATTGGGAGAGTGCGCCCCCTAGTGTTGTAACTTCGACATCCAAAATGGCGGGACTGGTCACTGTTTAGGCATTTGTGCTGCTAAAAAGTACAActagaacaaaacaaattattttaaatgtacagtaaaggtattttttctttcctaagTCATTGTTGGAGATATTTGTTGAagatatgtgttttgttttgacttatTGAATAAAGAAAATTCTATGTAATCAtactttacttttgaaaactgattttattcacTCTTTTTTTGCGACAGAGCTTGCTCTGTGAACTTTGCCATATTTCCAagacggcaaaaaaaaaaaaaaaaaaacacattaaaatgtattaatgttttatttaaaaatcccaATTAGAGAcgagattttttttcacccacCATCTCTTTTATGCAGCtaaaagttagtttggtgtAAAGTGGAGTTAATGTGCCAACAAAGATCAAGTTAAGGACAAACATGCGGCATATATAAAACAATGCCTGATgctacatttgaaaaataaaaagactaatgtaactaaaatgttctttttaaacgAAACTATGAATGTTGTGACTTTATAGAGCaaaaatgccaacaagaaatTCATCAGGAACCCTGATGAATCGGTTTTCTTCTCCTCTAGTCtgagaggaaacattttttaaaagtcataatgatatctctaaagaaaataataatcaaatagGTTTGTATTCCactcccacaaaaaaaaatgaagatattAATTTCATAATGATACATGAAGTTTTCCCTGTAATGActttctgcaaaagaaattcaaaaataaatatcaatttctCTGCGCATTTCAAGGACACAAGGGTGGAATGAGGGTGGGAGTGCAACAGGGCCTCACTCACTACCGCTGCCGTAAAATGCCGAGGAGCGTCAGTAAGTCACGCCCACAGCTAAATCACTACTGCCATCTACTGGCGGAAATAAGTATTAGCTAAATTAGATGAGACTTGAAAAATCCGACGTATAATAAATCAACtgagatttatctcagaaagATTAATAAGAAGAATAAACTACTGAAACTTGAGTGCCACACTATCCATCTATAGGTAAAtgctactttttattattttgaatattgaTCCAATGTAACATTTACCCTACTTGAAATATGCATTTATGTTATTATAAAAAGCGACAGAAAGagattgaatattttttttgttgattttctaaATGAATCAAAAGTGGGGGTTTTCTTTGTAATGACTAAATTAACAACTGTTTGCCACTTCTTAATTATACAGTGTACTAAATATAATTTGGATGATTCTCGAGCCAAAGTGGAGATACTGGGAAACCTGTCATTTCTGTCGAATGATTGTCACCCATCTAGCTTTGTTTGTTATAGTCCACTTGCAAAAAAGCCCAATTTGAACGTAAACcacaccaaacaaaaataaataaataaagttggctTTTGGTCTGGACCAAACAAACCGACCAGTGGGCTTTCCTGGTGTGAATAAAACTCAAGTAGCTATGTTTAGAAGACCTatgatttgaaaataataacaggaaatattgaggaaaaacaatcaaatccaAAAGGCTCTGCATAGATAGGTGGGATCCCAACCAACATGGGTTCTTTGTACTCAGCTGGTTCAGCCGAGTCCATAGATACGCAACATGACCACATTCCTAGAGTTGAGTGCTTCATTATGGTGAGACTGATGATGTTCTGGCCACTAATTTGGCCCAACCCTCTGCTTATCTGACTCCATCTTTTCATATTGATGGTGTAGTGGTGGAGCTGGGGAAGGCAGAGGAATTGAAAACCCCCTGGTCAAAGTTGAACCTTTAGGTTTTGTTACGACAAACCTAAAGAAGTCCTGTTGCAGTCAACAAACTGCAACAGGACACTAGAACTTGCAGGAGATTTCCAGTGTGGGCCTGGCACTTCTGAGAAAATGTCAAGGGATGACAGTGGGTAAACATTTGACCTTATCTGTACGCCGAAGTCATTGACCACAATCCGATGCAGGTTTGATGCTTCGGAGGATCAACCTAACTTTAACCACTGACATGTTAAACAAGGTCATGGAAGTGTTTAAAACAACTTCCACCAGAGAGGATCTGGAAAGAgacacatttagaaaaacatctTCCAGAACAGAGGGGCTATGAATGTCCTGCCTCAAAACAGGACTTTCATACTGTCAATTCTCATTGAATTAAATCCTTTTAATCCTTCCGTGCTACTTAATCTTGTTCTTGATAAGTTCTCATCCAGAATTGTGATTATGTAATGAAATCATATGTTAGCTTCTGTTTCTGCCACAGATTGAGAGTTTGCTTTTCCTCATTTCTACCCCCTCGATCGTCCTCAGACGCAGTCACACTTCACCCAGAGAAGAATCTCTCTCTGGAATGTCGCAGTGCTCCAATGAGTGCGCTCCTCAGTTGGAATGCATCTCCATTTCTTTTGCCCTCCACCAACCAAGCAGTTATATATAGCTCTGTTAAGCTCACTGGTAATTCTAGAAACTCTTCAGCTCTTTTTTTCGCCCCCCCACTACCATCAGGAATTCCCTGCTGCTCTTTCACACTGAGAGAAGGTTCAAAGACATCGGGAGAGAATATTTCAGTCCAAAGACTGCAAATGTAAAATTCAGACTCATtatcattttagattttaacttGAGAGACTTGAACGTCCCTCAGACGTTTGAAAGTTGGGTTAATTTAAGTGTTTCATCTAAAGTCTTTAAGCAAATATTCactggtgtgtgtatgtgtcatGGTTTTTGCAGGATCTATGAGGGACTGACTAACTGCACCTGCCAGGTGGCCTTGAGGATGGACTGCTTCTGGCCCAACCGGCTGGTGGACGACTTCTTCATGAAGATTCATAATACGTACTTCCACCACTGCGCCCTGACTGGCCGGCTCCTCCATGAGCCATCAATCGGTATCCTCGCGCCCTTCATCGGCGTGTCAGTGCTGATCGCCCTGCTCATGACCTCAGTCGTGGTTTGGAGGAGCAAACGCACAGAAGGGATGCTGTAGAGGTGGTGAAGGAGGTTGAGTTGGTCTCAGGACTTGGAGATGGACTCATAGCATCATGAGCCACAGTGAGGGAACTTCATGTACTTTGAGAAGCTGATGTATATCTTAGAAGATACCTTAGAAGACGCTAAACTGTAgtgaagacaaacaaaatagTGTCGCCTCTATGAAAGCGTATATGATTGTTGAGTTGAAACTACATCTGCATCAACAACTGAGAGGAAACGAGGTGCAGGACtcttgaaaatgtaaagaaatgcaACAACACAACAAATTAAGCTTTGAAGGAAACGTTTGGgctatatttatttgtattattctgaAAGCTCTTTTGTACGATTTTGCGATTGACGGTCATGGCTACAAGGCAAATGTTGGGATCAGCCTCTGATCTGCGGCTGTTTTTAAAGAAGCGACGAAAGATTCTCCTTGTGGAGATTTCTGAGAACCGTCCAAAGTATTTATGCAAAGATCTGCGagtaaatttgacttttcatcGCAGCCAAAAGTTCAtgaaaatccacaaaaaaatttttattatggTCAATAATTCTTCTTACAGCCGACAATGACTGCTGCTTGTTTAAAAGGTGTTAAGACAAGAAGAAGGTGATTTAAGGCACATCTGCTCCTCAGTTATAG
This genomic window from Xiphophorus couchianus chromosome 24, X_couchianus-1.0, whole genome shotgun sequence contains:
- the LOC114141211 gene encoding receptor activity-modifying protein 1-like — encoded protein: MSLLLLLLLAAHVGPSECGCDGRLYRKVINDLCFNRFEEEMARLDSGTWCSWPETMEIYEGLTNCTCQVALRMDCFWPNRLVDDFFMKIHNTYFHHCALTGRLLHEPSIGILAPFIGVSVLIALLMTSVVVWRSKRTEGML